Proteins from a genomic interval of Diprion similis isolate iyDipSimi1 chromosome 10, iyDipSimi1.1, whole genome shotgun sequence:
- the LOC124410839 gene encoding monocarboxylate transporter 3 isoform X1 has product MGPANSREEQSEDIIVDDDGLQISSNRGNSVATESEYSVEEQSRLTGADGGVDEVSPEDEGSLCEYHDIPPPPDGGYGWVVVFASFMCNMIVDGIAYTFGVFLNEFVNYYEEGKGRTAWVGSLLSGIYLSAGPVVSALTNKYGCRAVCMAGSLFGATAFALSTLSSSVNMLMLTYGVLGGIGFGLIYLPAVVCVGYYFETKRSLATGIAVCGSGVGTIAFAPLATMLINAYGWKGANLILAALILNCAVFGAMMRPLEYPKVSSVKPLLQRMAEEKRFQMERGSIGGSYFMVQLPDGSMEKRMKMPINIDPGVHSSFNLDQLVPGTPLTPVPTVPTLPTISEVKVQEQSSSGGTSASGSVDLKNAINKSKSRKAIEEGKESKDVQTQEKPENIEFNKANIPRNASQPAFTTHVQGLPKNGSVPFFDRIRKTSTGERYKPSLSAIKNSRTTLNSNGDIRRSLHLRLSASSMLGSRNNNAECDDGESITFTTSKSSIPKEKPMMIRPLSRRDIFYSGSVLNLAECQSQKSLANYRQSIISLPKSVRGDTRDGDPEKGPQQPLCPCLVLPESFTEALATMMDMSLLKNPVFLLIGISNVFGMAGLYVPFVYLVDAAKSHGVDASLAPLLLSIIGITNTVGRVACGYIADFPQVDSLLMNNICLVVSSIAVGATPFCSSFAAYIVMSIFFGLAISGYISLTSIILVDLLGLDKLTNAFGLLILFRGAAAIVGSPLAGAIYDATKSYDISFYMAGFFFFISAATSFMAPAMKRCTTPQAQPVVMDTLTPIDEDIEEENEDDIPEIVETAASPQEPQEKEIKQIESVL; this is encoded by the exons ATGGGACCGGCAAATAGCCGCGAAGAACAATCTGAAGATATtatcgtcgacgacgacggccTACAAATTTCATCTAATCGGGGTAACTCTGTTGCG acgGAGAGTGAATATTCGGTCGAGGAACAATCTCGATTGACAGGAGCAGATGGAGGAGTCGACGAAGTTTCCCCTGAAGACGAGGGCTCCTTGTGCGAATATCACGACATCCCACCCCCGCCGGACGGCGGCTATGGGTGGGTTGTTGTATTCGCCTCGTTTATGTGCAACATGATCGTGGATGGCATTGCTTACACCTTTGGAGtatttttgaatgaatttgTCAACTATTACGAAGAAGGCAAAGGCAGGACGGCATGGGTAGGGTCTTTACTCTCTGGCATATACCTCAGCGCAG GTCCAGTCGTCAGTGCCTTAACGAACAAGTACGGCTGCAGAGCTGTATGCATGGCTGGAAGCCTTTTTGGAGCGACTGCATTTGCTCTATCGACACTTTCATCCTCTGTTAATATGTTGATGCTAACGTATGGAGTATTGGGAG GTATCGGCTTTGGTCTAATCTACCTACCGGCAGTCGTGTGCGTTGGTTATTACTTTGAAACTAAAAGATCGTTGGCGACAGGGATCGCAGTTTGTGGTTCGGGAGTAGGTACCATTGCTTTTGCCCCTTTAGCAACGATGTTAATTAATGCTTACGGTTGGAAAGGAGCCAATCTGATTTTAGCCGCCCTCATCTTAAATTGTGCG GTTTTTGGCGCAATGATGAGACCTCTGGAATACCCAAAAGTATCGTCTGTTAAGCCGTTGCTGCAGCGAATGGCAGAAGAGAAACGGTTTCAGATGGAGCGTGGCAGTATAGGAGGATCCTATTTCATGGTACAGTTACCAGATGGATCGATGGAGAAAAGGATGAAAATGCCCATTAACATTGACCCAGGAGTACACTCCAGCTTCAATCTAGATCAGCTAGTACCAG GTACTCCATTAACTCCCGTACCAACTGTGCCAACTTTGCCTACCATTTCGGAGGTAAAGGTACAGGAGCAATCGTCGTCAGGGGGGACATCCGCAAGCGGAAGcgtagatttgaaaaatgctatAAACAAGAGCAAGAGCCGCAAAGCAATTGAGGAAGGAAAAGAATCCAAAGATGTTCAAACCCAGGAAAAACCGGAGAATATTGAGTTCAACAAGGCAAATATTCCACGCAATGCCTCCCAGCCAGCATTCACCACTCATGTACAAGGTCTACCAAAAAACGGTTCGGTCCCATTCTTTGACAGAATTCGGAAAACCAGTACTGGCGAGAGGTACAAGCCAAGCCTCAGCGCCATCAAGAATTCCCGTACTACGCTCAACTCTAATGGCGATATAAGACGGAGTCTCCACTTGAGATTATCCGCCAGCAGCATGCTTGGATCACGTAACAATAATGCCGAATGCGAT GATGGCGAAAGCATCACGTTTACCACGAGCAAATCCAGCATACCTAAGGAAAAGCCAATGATGATTCGACCATTGTCGAGAAGGGATATATTCTACAGTGGTAGTGTCCTCAATTTGGCTGAGTGTCAGAGCCAAAAATCTCTTGCAAATTACCGGCAAAGTATCATTTCATTGCCAAAATCCGTACGTGGAGACACCCGTGATGGCGACCCGGAGAAGGGACCACAGC AGCCACTTTGCCCCTGCCTAGTTCTGCCTGAGTCTTTTACCGAAGCTCTTGCTACAATGATGGACATGTCTCTACTCAAGAATCCGGTATTTCTCTTGATCGGTATTAGCAATGTATTCGGCATGGCTGGACTTTACGTGCCGTTCGTTTATCTGGTGGATGCTGCCAAGTCACAT GGAGTCGATGCAAGTTTAGCACCGTTGCTGTTGTCAATTATTGGAATCACGAATACAGTGGGACGTGTGGCGTGTGGCTATATAGCAGACTTTCCGCAAGTTGATTCATTGCTAATGAATAACATTTGCTTGGTTGTTTCGAGTATTGCGGTTGGAGCCACACCTTTTTGTAGCTCATTTGCTGCTTACATAGTGATGAGTATCTTTTTCGGACTTGCTATAT CTGGATACATTTCGCTGACCTCAATTATTCTGGTGGATCTACTCGGCTTGGACAAACTTACAAACGCGTTCGGCCTTCTAATCCTATTCAGAGGTGCCGCTGCTATCGTTGGATCTCCGCTTGCTGGTGCCATATACGATGCGACGAAAAGCTATGATATTTCATTCTACATGGCaggattcttctttttcattagtGCAGCAACCAGCTTCATGGCACCAGCTATGAAGAGATGTACTACGCCTCAG
- the LOC124410839 gene encoding monocarboxylate transporter 3 isoform X2 — protein MSRVSLNKTQFGQYGSRRVRKISTTESEYSVEEQSRLTGADGGVDEVSPEDEGSLCEYHDIPPPPDGGYGWVVVFASFMCNMIVDGIAYTFGVFLNEFVNYYEEGKGRTAWVGSLLSGIYLSAGPVVSALTNKYGCRAVCMAGSLFGATAFALSTLSSSVNMLMLTYGVLGGIGFGLIYLPAVVCVGYYFETKRSLATGIAVCGSGVGTIAFAPLATMLINAYGWKGANLILAALILNCAVFGAMMRPLEYPKVSSVKPLLQRMAEEKRFQMERGSIGGSYFMVQLPDGSMEKRMKMPINIDPGVHSSFNLDQLVPGTPLTPVPTVPTLPTISEVKVQEQSSSGGTSASGSVDLKNAINKSKSRKAIEEGKESKDVQTQEKPENIEFNKANIPRNASQPAFTTHVQGLPKNGSVPFFDRIRKTSTGERYKPSLSAIKNSRTTLNSNGDIRRSLHLRLSASSMLGSRNNNAECDDGESITFTTSKSSIPKEKPMMIRPLSRRDIFYSGSVLNLAECQSQKSLANYRQSIISLPKSVRGDTRDGDPEKGPQQPLCPCLVLPESFTEALATMMDMSLLKNPVFLLIGISNVFGMAGLYVPFVYLVDAAKSHGVDASLAPLLLSIIGITNTVGRVACGYIADFPQVDSLLMNNICLVVSSIAVGATPFCSSFAAYIVMSIFFGLAISGYISLTSIILVDLLGLDKLTNAFGLLILFRGAAAIVGSPLAGAIYDATKSYDISFYMAGFFFFISAATSFMAPAMKRCTTPQAQPVVMDTLTPIDEDIEEENEDDIPEIVETAASPQEPQEKEIKQIESVL, from the exons ATGTCGCGAGTTTCCTTAAATAAAACCCAGTTCGGCCAATATGGTTCTCGTCGCGTACGAAAAATAAGCACG acgGAGAGTGAATATTCGGTCGAGGAACAATCTCGATTGACAGGAGCAGATGGAGGAGTCGACGAAGTTTCCCCTGAAGACGAGGGCTCCTTGTGCGAATATCACGACATCCCACCCCCGCCGGACGGCGGCTATGGGTGGGTTGTTGTATTCGCCTCGTTTATGTGCAACATGATCGTGGATGGCATTGCTTACACCTTTGGAGtatttttgaatgaatttgTCAACTATTACGAAGAAGGCAAAGGCAGGACGGCATGGGTAGGGTCTTTACTCTCTGGCATATACCTCAGCGCAG GTCCAGTCGTCAGTGCCTTAACGAACAAGTACGGCTGCAGAGCTGTATGCATGGCTGGAAGCCTTTTTGGAGCGACTGCATTTGCTCTATCGACACTTTCATCCTCTGTTAATATGTTGATGCTAACGTATGGAGTATTGGGAG GTATCGGCTTTGGTCTAATCTACCTACCGGCAGTCGTGTGCGTTGGTTATTACTTTGAAACTAAAAGATCGTTGGCGACAGGGATCGCAGTTTGTGGTTCGGGAGTAGGTACCATTGCTTTTGCCCCTTTAGCAACGATGTTAATTAATGCTTACGGTTGGAAAGGAGCCAATCTGATTTTAGCCGCCCTCATCTTAAATTGTGCG GTTTTTGGCGCAATGATGAGACCTCTGGAATACCCAAAAGTATCGTCTGTTAAGCCGTTGCTGCAGCGAATGGCAGAAGAGAAACGGTTTCAGATGGAGCGTGGCAGTATAGGAGGATCCTATTTCATGGTACAGTTACCAGATGGATCGATGGAGAAAAGGATGAAAATGCCCATTAACATTGACCCAGGAGTACACTCCAGCTTCAATCTAGATCAGCTAGTACCAG GTACTCCATTAACTCCCGTACCAACTGTGCCAACTTTGCCTACCATTTCGGAGGTAAAGGTACAGGAGCAATCGTCGTCAGGGGGGACATCCGCAAGCGGAAGcgtagatttgaaaaatgctatAAACAAGAGCAAGAGCCGCAAAGCAATTGAGGAAGGAAAAGAATCCAAAGATGTTCAAACCCAGGAAAAACCGGAGAATATTGAGTTCAACAAGGCAAATATTCCACGCAATGCCTCCCAGCCAGCATTCACCACTCATGTACAAGGTCTACCAAAAAACGGTTCGGTCCCATTCTTTGACAGAATTCGGAAAACCAGTACTGGCGAGAGGTACAAGCCAAGCCTCAGCGCCATCAAGAATTCCCGTACTACGCTCAACTCTAATGGCGATATAAGACGGAGTCTCCACTTGAGATTATCCGCCAGCAGCATGCTTGGATCACGTAACAATAATGCCGAATGCGAT GATGGCGAAAGCATCACGTTTACCACGAGCAAATCCAGCATACCTAAGGAAAAGCCAATGATGATTCGACCATTGTCGAGAAGGGATATATTCTACAGTGGTAGTGTCCTCAATTTGGCTGAGTGTCAGAGCCAAAAATCTCTTGCAAATTACCGGCAAAGTATCATTTCATTGCCAAAATCCGTACGTGGAGACACCCGTGATGGCGACCCGGAGAAGGGACCACAGC AGCCACTTTGCCCCTGCCTAGTTCTGCCTGAGTCTTTTACCGAAGCTCTTGCTACAATGATGGACATGTCTCTACTCAAGAATCCGGTATTTCTCTTGATCGGTATTAGCAATGTATTCGGCATGGCTGGACTTTACGTGCCGTTCGTTTATCTGGTGGATGCTGCCAAGTCACAT GGAGTCGATGCAAGTTTAGCACCGTTGCTGTTGTCAATTATTGGAATCACGAATACAGTGGGACGTGTGGCGTGTGGCTATATAGCAGACTTTCCGCAAGTTGATTCATTGCTAATGAATAACATTTGCTTGGTTGTTTCGAGTATTGCGGTTGGAGCCACACCTTTTTGTAGCTCATTTGCTGCTTACATAGTGATGAGTATCTTTTTCGGACTTGCTATAT CTGGATACATTTCGCTGACCTCAATTATTCTGGTGGATCTACTCGGCTTGGACAAACTTACAAACGCGTTCGGCCTTCTAATCCTATTCAGAGGTGCCGCTGCTATCGTTGGATCTCCGCTTGCTGGTGCCATATACGATGCGACGAAAAGCTATGATATTTCATTCTACATGGCaggattcttctttttcattagtGCAGCAACCAGCTTCATGGCACCAGCTATGAAGAGATGTACTACGCCTCAG
- the LOC124410839 gene encoding monocarboxylate transporter 3 isoform X4, whose amino-acid sequence MTPKNKTESEYSVEEQSRLTGADGGVDEVSPEDEGSLCEYHDIPPPPDGGYGWVVVFASFMCNMIVDGIAYTFGVFLNEFVNYYEEGKGRTAWVGSLLSGIYLSAGPVVSALTNKYGCRAVCMAGSLFGATAFALSTLSSSVNMLMLTYGVLGGIGFGLIYLPAVVCVGYYFETKRSLATGIAVCGSGVGTIAFAPLATMLINAYGWKGANLILAALILNCAVFGAMMRPLEYPKVSSVKPLLQRMAEEKRFQMERGSIGGSYFMVQLPDGSMEKRMKMPINIDPGVHSSFNLDQLVPGTPLTPVPTVPTLPTISEVKVQEQSSSGGTSASGSVDLKNAINKSKSRKAIEEGKESKDVQTQEKPENIEFNKANIPRNASQPAFTTHVQGLPKNGSVPFFDRIRKTSTGERYKPSLSAIKNSRTTLNSNGDIRRSLHLRLSASSMLGSRNNNAECDDGESITFTTSKSSIPKEKPMMIRPLSRRDIFYSGSVLNLAECQSQKSLANYRQSIISLPKSVRGDTRDGDPEKGPQQPLCPCLVLPESFTEALATMMDMSLLKNPVFLLIGISNVFGMAGLYVPFVYLVDAAKSHGVDASLAPLLLSIIGITNTVGRVACGYIADFPQVDSLLMNNICLVVSSIAVGATPFCSSFAAYIVMSIFFGLAISGYISLTSIILVDLLGLDKLTNAFGLLILFRGAAAIVGSPLAGAIYDATKSYDISFYMAGFFFFISAATSFMAPAMKRCTTPQAQPVVMDTLTPIDEDIEEENEDDIPEIVETAASPQEPQEKEIKQIESVL is encoded by the exons ATGACACCCAAAAACAAG acgGAGAGTGAATATTCGGTCGAGGAACAATCTCGATTGACAGGAGCAGATGGAGGAGTCGACGAAGTTTCCCCTGAAGACGAGGGCTCCTTGTGCGAATATCACGACATCCCACCCCCGCCGGACGGCGGCTATGGGTGGGTTGTTGTATTCGCCTCGTTTATGTGCAACATGATCGTGGATGGCATTGCTTACACCTTTGGAGtatttttgaatgaatttgTCAACTATTACGAAGAAGGCAAAGGCAGGACGGCATGGGTAGGGTCTTTACTCTCTGGCATATACCTCAGCGCAG GTCCAGTCGTCAGTGCCTTAACGAACAAGTACGGCTGCAGAGCTGTATGCATGGCTGGAAGCCTTTTTGGAGCGACTGCATTTGCTCTATCGACACTTTCATCCTCTGTTAATATGTTGATGCTAACGTATGGAGTATTGGGAG GTATCGGCTTTGGTCTAATCTACCTACCGGCAGTCGTGTGCGTTGGTTATTACTTTGAAACTAAAAGATCGTTGGCGACAGGGATCGCAGTTTGTGGTTCGGGAGTAGGTACCATTGCTTTTGCCCCTTTAGCAACGATGTTAATTAATGCTTACGGTTGGAAAGGAGCCAATCTGATTTTAGCCGCCCTCATCTTAAATTGTGCG GTTTTTGGCGCAATGATGAGACCTCTGGAATACCCAAAAGTATCGTCTGTTAAGCCGTTGCTGCAGCGAATGGCAGAAGAGAAACGGTTTCAGATGGAGCGTGGCAGTATAGGAGGATCCTATTTCATGGTACAGTTACCAGATGGATCGATGGAGAAAAGGATGAAAATGCCCATTAACATTGACCCAGGAGTACACTCCAGCTTCAATCTAGATCAGCTAGTACCAG GTACTCCATTAACTCCCGTACCAACTGTGCCAACTTTGCCTACCATTTCGGAGGTAAAGGTACAGGAGCAATCGTCGTCAGGGGGGACATCCGCAAGCGGAAGcgtagatttgaaaaatgctatAAACAAGAGCAAGAGCCGCAAAGCAATTGAGGAAGGAAAAGAATCCAAAGATGTTCAAACCCAGGAAAAACCGGAGAATATTGAGTTCAACAAGGCAAATATTCCACGCAATGCCTCCCAGCCAGCATTCACCACTCATGTACAAGGTCTACCAAAAAACGGTTCGGTCCCATTCTTTGACAGAATTCGGAAAACCAGTACTGGCGAGAGGTACAAGCCAAGCCTCAGCGCCATCAAGAATTCCCGTACTACGCTCAACTCTAATGGCGATATAAGACGGAGTCTCCACTTGAGATTATCCGCCAGCAGCATGCTTGGATCACGTAACAATAATGCCGAATGCGAT GATGGCGAAAGCATCACGTTTACCACGAGCAAATCCAGCATACCTAAGGAAAAGCCAATGATGATTCGACCATTGTCGAGAAGGGATATATTCTACAGTGGTAGTGTCCTCAATTTGGCTGAGTGTCAGAGCCAAAAATCTCTTGCAAATTACCGGCAAAGTATCATTTCATTGCCAAAATCCGTACGTGGAGACACCCGTGATGGCGACCCGGAGAAGGGACCACAGC AGCCACTTTGCCCCTGCCTAGTTCTGCCTGAGTCTTTTACCGAAGCTCTTGCTACAATGATGGACATGTCTCTACTCAAGAATCCGGTATTTCTCTTGATCGGTATTAGCAATGTATTCGGCATGGCTGGACTTTACGTGCCGTTCGTTTATCTGGTGGATGCTGCCAAGTCACAT GGAGTCGATGCAAGTTTAGCACCGTTGCTGTTGTCAATTATTGGAATCACGAATACAGTGGGACGTGTGGCGTGTGGCTATATAGCAGACTTTCCGCAAGTTGATTCATTGCTAATGAATAACATTTGCTTGGTTGTTTCGAGTATTGCGGTTGGAGCCACACCTTTTTGTAGCTCATTTGCTGCTTACATAGTGATGAGTATCTTTTTCGGACTTGCTATAT CTGGATACATTTCGCTGACCTCAATTATTCTGGTGGATCTACTCGGCTTGGACAAACTTACAAACGCGTTCGGCCTTCTAATCCTATTCAGAGGTGCCGCTGCTATCGTTGGATCTCCGCTTGCTGGTGCCATATACGATGCGACGAAAAGCTATGATATTTCATTCTACATGGCaggattcttctttttcattagtGCAGCAACCAGCTTCATGGCACCAGCTATGAAGAGATGTACTACGCCTCAG
- the LOC124410839 gene encoding monocarboxylate transporter 3 isoform X3, producing the protein MSNWSNSSSRLAPFGTITRAIRVTESEYSVEEQSRLTGADGGVDEVSPEDEGSLCEYHDIPPPPDGGYGWVVVFASFMCNMIVDGIAYTFGVFLNEFVNYYEEGKGRTAWVGSLLSGIYLSAGPVVSALTNKYGCRAVCMAGSLFGATAFALSTLSSSVNMLMLTYGVLGGIGFGLIYLPAVVCVGYYFETKRSLATGIAVCGSGVGTIAFAPLATMLINAYGWKGANLILAALILNCAVFGAMMRPLEYPKVSSVKPLLQRMAEEKRFQMERGSIGGSYFMVQLPDGSMEKRMKMPINIDPGVHSSFNLDQLVPGTPLTPVPTVPTLPTISEVKVQEQSSSGGTSASGSVDLKNAINKSKSRKAIEEGKESKDVQTQEKPENIEFNKANIPRNASQPAFTTHVQGLPKNGSVPFFDRIRKTSTGERYKPSLSAIKNSRTTLNSNGDIRRSLHLRLSASSMLGSRNNNAECDDGESITFTTSKSSIPKEKPMMIRPLSRRDIFYSGSVLNLAECQSQKSLANYRQSIISLPKSVRGDTRDGDPEKGPQQPLCPCLVLPESFTEALATMMDMSLLKNPVFLLIGISNVFGMAGLYVPFVYLVDAAKSHGVDASLAPLLLSIIGITNTVGRVACGYIADFPQVDSLLMNNICLVVSSIAVGATPFCSSFAAYIVMSIFFGLAISGYISLTSIILVDLLGLDKLTNAFGLLILFRGAAAIVGSPLAGAIYDATKSYDISFYMAGFFFFISAATSFMAPAMKRCTTPQAQPVVMDTLTPIDEDIEEENEDDIPEIVETAASPQEPQEKEIKQIESVL; encoded by the exons ATGTCGAACTGGTCGAACAGTAGCAGTCGACTGGCACCATTTGGAACAATAACAAGGGCGATAAGAGTG acgGAGAGTGAATATTCGGTCGAGGAACAATCTCGATTGACAGGAGCAGATGGAGGAGTCGACGAAGTTTCCCCTGAAGACGAGGGCTCCTTGTGCGAATATCACGACATCCCACCCCCGCCGGACGGCGGCTATGGGTGGGTTGTTGTATTCGCCTCGTTTATGTGCAACATGATCGTGGATGGCATTGCTTACACCTTTGGAGtatttttgaatgaatttgTCAACTATTACGAAGAAGGCAAAGGCAGGACGGCATGGGTAGGGTCTTTACTCTCTGGCATATACCTCAGCGCAG GTCCAGTCGTCAGTGCCTTAACGAACAAGTACGGCTGCAGAGCTGTATGCATGGCTGGAAGCCTTTTTGGAGCGACTGCATTTGCTCTATCGACACTTTCATCCTCTGTTAATATGTTGATGCTAACGTATGGAGTATTGGGAG GTATCGGCTTTGGTCTAATCTACCTACCGGCAGTCGTGTGCGTTGGTTATTACTTTGAAACTAAAAGATCGTTGGCGACAGGGATCGCAGTTTGTGGTTCGGGAGTAGGTACCATTGCTTTTGCCCCTTTAGCAACGATGTTAATTAATGCTTACGGTTGGAAAGGAGCCAATCTGATTTTAGCCGCCCTCATCTTAAATTGTGCG GTTTTTGGCGCAATGATGAGACCTCTGGAATACCCAAAAGTATCGTCTGTTAAGCCGTTGCTGCAGCGAATGGCAGAAGAGAAACGGTTTCAGATGGAGCGTGGCAGTATAGGAGGATCCTATTTCATGGTACAGTTACCAGATGGATCGATGGAGAAAAGGATGAAAATGCCCATTAACATTGACCCAGGAGTACACTCCAGCTTCAATCTAGATCAGCTAGTACCAG GTACTCCATTAACTCCCGTACCAACTGTGCCAACTTTGCCTACCATTTCGGAGGTAAAGGTACAGGAGCAATCGTCGTCAGGGGGGACATCCGCAAGCGGAAGcgtagatttgaaaaatgctatAAACAAGAGCAAGAGCCGCAAAGCAATTGAGGAAGGAAAAGAATCCAAAGATGTTCAAACCCAGGAAAAACCGGAGAATATTGAGTTCAACAAGGCAAATATTCCACGCAATGCCTCCCAGCCAGCATTCACCACTCATGTACAAGGTCTACCAAAAAACGGTTCGGTCCCATTCTTTGACAGAATTCGGAAAACCAGTACTGGCGAGAGGTACAAGCCAAGCCTCAGCGCCATCAAGAATTCCCGTACTACGCTCAACTCTAATGGCGATATAAGACGGAGTCTCCACTTGAGATTATCCGCCAGCAGCATGCTTGGATCACGTAACAATAATGCCGAATGCGAT GATGGCGAAAGCATCACGTTTACCACGAGCAAATCCAGCATACCTAAGGAAAAGCCAATGATGATTCGACCATTGTCGAGAAGGGATATATTCTACAGTGGTAGTGTCCTCAATTTGGCTGAGTGTCAGAGCCAAAAATCTCTTGCAAATTACCGGCAAAGTATCATTTCATTGCCAAAATCCGTACGTGGAGACACCCGTGATGGCGACCCGGAGAAGGGACCACAGC AGCCACTTTGCCCCTGCCTAGTTCTGCCTGAGTCTTTTACCGAAGCTCTTGCTACAATGATGGACATGTCTCTACTCAAGAATCCGGTATTTCTCTTGATCGGTATTAGCAATGTATTCGGCATGGCTGGACTTTACGTGCCGTTCGTTTATCTGGTGGATGCTGCCAAGTCACAT GGAGTCGATGCAAGTTTAGCACCGTTGCTGTTGTCAATTATTGGAATCACGAATACAGTGGGACGTGTGGCGTGTGGCTATATAGCAGACTTTCCGCAAGTTGATTCATTGCTAATGAATAACATTTGCTTGGTTGTTTCGAGTATTGCGGTTGGAGCCACACCTTTTTGTAGCTCATTTGCTGCTTACATAGTGATGAGTATCTTTTTCGGACTTGCTATAT CTGGATACATTTCGCTGACCTCAATTATTCTGGTGGATCTACTCGGCTTGGACAAACTTACAAACGCGTTCGGCCTTCTAATCCTATTCAGAGGTGCCGCTGCTATCGTTGGATCTCCGCTTGCTGGTGCCATATACGATGCGACGAAAAGCTATGATATTTCATTCTACATGGCaggattcttctttttcattagtGCAGCAACCAGCTTCATGGCACCAGCTATGAAGAGATGTACTACGCCTCAG